The genomic window GTCTCACTAAGGaatacttttatttgtatttttatacattGTTTTCCCACTAAGTCACACTGAGAGCACAACAAAAATGTTCTGAATACCAACCGAAGCCACATCCGCTTGCTGTTCATCGTGAGCATTCATCGTGAACTTTTTGAATGACTACCTCGGTAAGCACGTCTGCCGGCCACCCTGGTCTCTCCTTATCAAAAACGGATGATCGTttgcgtttaaattcgttgaaccaatatctaactagCGAAGTAttcccatagacagcatccaactttgcttttatcaccTCGTATTTTTTCCCACGTAAACTCTTTATTTCTCGTTTTAATTCGCACTTACCGACAAAGTCCCGCGTGCTTATCGGGCACTTCGCCATTGCACACTGTATCCACCAGCCCGGTGGGGGTCTCCTTCTGCAAGGCAATCGGACAACGCGCCGATTTCGGCGTAGATGTTGATGCGTCCTCCGCATCTGCATTAGGCAGCTCTATAGGGTCTTCATCGTAgggtatattattttgtttgagTAACATCTGCAGTTGTATTGGCAACTTGTCGCGCAAATAGAAGAGACAATTGCGCGGATGATGCGCATGCAAGCCCAACTTGGCACAGTAGGAAGAGATTGTGCATTTAGCGCCCATCATAAATGGCTTGCCACAACCATAACAAAATTCATACTTGCATTGAGTGCAAGTGAAATGCATGCAGCCGCCCCTgaaagtaaacaaaacaaataaaaaacgttaATAAATTTGCTATTCCCTAGGCGATGCAATACACAACCAACCTGGCTAGCGAGTATCTGAATTTGCATTTTGGACAATCTATGCCGTTCTGCGCCAAATGCTCTTGTACACCTTGTGCTTGCACTTCGGGATCGTTCGCTTCCTTCCATTCTTTGAATTGTTCGCACGAAATGCCCTCATGCTGTTTCTCCCACTAAGGGCAAAGTGAAGAAGATAGGAAGAGTGAAGAAGAGTGGAAGTGGGCAAAATATACACAAGTTAATGTATGTAAGGAAGGAAATTTATCTGCTCACACTTACCGCCTTTCTGCACTGCGCGCACGTCACCGAACCGCAATCTGGACAAATGAGTCGCTTCTGCTTGGGCCTCGCAAAAAATCCAGATGAGCATTGAATGCACCATTTGAAGTTGGGATCTTGCAGTAGTGTGCGATCTCGGAGCTTACGTTGGAACAGTTCGTGCACTTCGGCATCCAGAATGTTCTTGAGGAAAATGTCtaaatttgagaaatattccAAATTCTCATCCTCATGCTCGTTATGCCCATGCAATTCGGGCAGCTTACAGAATGGGCAAGTGCAGTCGTTAATGCTGCGATCGGTGATCTATTTGGAAGATGAAAGTGGATGTGATTACAAGTAGTTTAAAAAAGTGTTCACCTCACAAGTATCCTCGCTCACCTGCACAGTGAAATAAGTTTTGGCGCACTGTTTGCAACATTTATGCGTACATTTGAGCATTGAAACAATCTGATTCATCGGATATATGCCCATGCAGAGTTCGCAGTCCTGTTGCAACATAGAAATGGCTTGATCGAGATCACTGCACTCCTTGGCCGCCCAGATTGAGACATCCTGTTGGAAACGCATGTTAACCAATGTGGCAGCTATTTGTGCCTCAGCTACACTTGCGACTAGTTTTTCATCGACAAATTTACGCACTAGAACCTGCAAATAGAAAGATTCATAAAATTCTCTGTCCACACTTGCAAGTTACTACAGTTACTAGTTACTAACCTCTGTTGGCACTACTTCTAGTTCTTGTACGCTAGGGTATGCCCGAAATACTGGTACACTCTGCTTACGCTGACGTATTTCCAGCGGCTCCGGTTCCTCTTCACTCGCCGTTGTCTCATAGTCATCATCTGAAAAGCATGTCTCGTGATATTTCTTCTTGGGTATGCGCGCATGGGTGCGGAAAATGCTAGCTGCGGCAATAGTTTTAGAGCCACTGGCACTCGCTGAAGTGCTTGGCATATATTTAGTAATGGCTTCGACTATTGATTCTTTACGTACTATAGTTGGTGGATTTTTGGGTGGTTCATAGCGGGTAGTCAATTGGTTTTGACGTTTGAGAAACTCTTGTTGTATCGCCTTGACCGAAGAAATGCCGATAGGACCTGGTGGACCGGAAAATGATTTTGAACGTAGGGGCACCTTTTTCGGTGTTTGCTTTGGTATTTTACTTTCCTTGGGTTTTGCCTGCTCAGCCATTGACTTAGCGCTGGGGATGGCACTCTTTTGTAAACCTACTTTGTTGTTGCGTGTGATACTCATTGTACTTCGCAGGGAATTTGAAGTGGACGCTTCGCTGGCGTCGGTTCTAATCTGTGGAATCTTGCTCACTGCACCGCCTTTAGAGCTTACGGCAGTTTTAGGCTCAGCTGCACTGCTGGCATGCTCGTTTTCGGTGCGGCTTAAGCTGTTTTGGCTTTTAGTATCAATAGTTTTCTCCACTACTGTGGGCTCTACGTTGCTCTGCGTTGCCATTGCTTGGGTATCAGCATGCTGATATACCTCCTGATGATCAGAACTTTGCCTTTCGCTACTCTCCTCTTGCACTTGCTCGTTTCGCATAGCTGCGTCTATTTGACTCTCATTTCCCGATGTCTTTAATTTTATCTCTGCCCGCTTATCGTTCGATAATACTGTTTCTACCGGCAATTCGGGTGTTTGGTTCTCTACCTCGATTTCCATAGCCTCAGATTCTATTAGGTTAGCATAAGTTGTGGATTCATTTGCATTAGTAAGAGAATCAGGCTCAACTGTTGAAGCAAGCTTAGTCAATAAAGCAGTGGGAACTGCATGATGTGGGTCAGTAGCGTTTGGGGTGTCGTAAGTTATGACGATTTCGGTATTAGTTGATGGGGGAATGATTGTAACTTGTTTATCGTCATCTTCGGTACTAGCACTACcggtttcgtgttttatttcttGTTCAGCAGTATCAGCCGTTTCAGCTTGGTGTTCCCTTGCGCTCTCATCTGTACTATGCTTATCAGCGTTAGCTCCTTCAACTTTTACTTCATCAGCGTCATCTTCGTCATCCAAACCGTCCTCGTCCTCTTCATCAAAGTAGTCTTCATCTTTAAAATCATCCTCGGTTAGCGCATCTTCATCATAATCCGTTTCTTCCTCTTCAAATGATTCTTCCCAATCGCCCTCCTCGCCCTCGTCCTCATCATATTCGTCTTCGTCTGTGTACTCATCCGTATACTCTTCTTCGGTAGATTCAAAATCCTCAATATTTATCTCGTCCTTCATTTGCTTAATCAAACGCTGTGTGTCTTCAACGAGCTCGGAGAGATTTTGTTTTGATGCATCTGGCGAAAGCACAAACTCCACTGCTGTTGTCTGCCTTGACTTCTTAGCTAAGTTTGCGTCTATTGCAGTATCGCTTGTGGATTGCTGTATGGGTGGTTGTGATTCTTTGCCTATCACTGGAATTACCTCATTCTCAGAAGTCACAGAACGCGCTTGCCCGCGACTTGAAAATTCACTCTCAATGCTATAGAGTTCGTCATCGGATGTCTCATTATCGTCGTCGCCGTTTTCACGCTTAGACACAGATCTTTCATTCTTGTCGAATTCTTCGTCTGCCGAAAGCTCAGCAGCATCTTGAAACTCCTCTGAGCTGTGTTTCTCCGAATCGTTTTTGATTTGAGCCACTTCTTGGGATGCGATTTGTGTAGAAGGTTCGTTCACAGCAGGATATGCTGTTTCTTCTGTGTTGTTTACTGTTAGAATTGCTTGTTCAGATGAATTTGGAGTAGATGTTTCTTCCAAAGCTTGACGTATATCTTCAGAAGATCTGGTTTCTACTTGGATTGTTTCTTTAGATTTGGTTATGGTTGGACGAGCTGTTTCCCCAGTGCTGATATCTGGTTGAGTAGTCTCCTCAGATGCCAAGGGTAACATGGTTTCTTCAACGTGTTGCCGACTTGAATCTTCAGAGCTGGTGTCTGCTCTAACAGTGGCTTCAATTTCCGCGGGAAAAGGTTGTTCTTCAACGAGTTGTCCACTTGGATCTTCAGAGCTGGTGCCTGCTTTCACTGTAGCGTCAGCCTCCGCTGGTAAAAGTTGTCCTTGAACGGGTTTTCCACTTGAATCTTCAGAACTGATGTGAATTTTAATTGTTGCTTCATTCGCAGCTGGTAAAGGTTGTTCTGCAAAGAGATTTCCACTTGGATCTTCAGAACTGGTGTGAACTTTAGTTGTGGTTACCGTCTCTGTTGGTAAAGGTTGTTCTTCAACGAGTTGCCCACTTTGATCTTCAGAGCTGATGTGAACTTTAGTTGTGGCTTCCGTCTCCTCTGGTAAAGACTGCTCTTCAACGAGTTGCGCATTTTGAACTTTAGAGCTGGGGCCTGCTGTGATTTCAATTTGCGCAGATATAGTTTGTGTCCCAACGGGCTGCTGATTAAGATCTCCGGAGCTAATATCTGCTTTAGCGGTTGTCTGTATTATCGCTGGTAAAACTTGTTCTCCAATGTGTTGCTGTTCTTGCACAGAGCTGGTATTTGTTTTGACCGAAATCTCATACTTCATTTGTATTTGTGGTTCCTCTTCAGTTTGACGAGTTTGAGAATTGGAGCTTGTTTTTCTCGTAGTTGAGTCTTCAGACTGTGTGGATTCCAATTCCACCAGAACTTGGCGTTCGATCGAGCTGGGCTCAGCTTGAGTAGTGCTTACAGCTTCTTCGCTCATGAATTCGCTTGTGGGTTCACTAGTTTGTTCCATGCTTTCATGCAAACTTTCTAAATTCACTTGCCTCCGGTTTTCTGTTACTGACACGGATTCATCTACCTGCCTATCTGGCTGACTTAAAGAGTCAACCGGTCGTTCTAATGTAACTCGATCAGTGTTAGTTGCTTGGAcctcatttttatttgttagtttGGCTTCAACAACAGTTAGTTGACTAGGTTTTTTTGATCTTTGCTCACCAGAAATTCGACTACCGCTTCGACGTACAGGAATTCGAGATACTCTCGGTTGTCTGTCCTTTAGATTTGGTGCTTCTTGATTTGGTTTAGTGTTATCTGTAGAAGACGCTTCATGTGGAGTTTTAGCATCCAATGCGTGTTCTGCAAGTAGATCTTCTGACGAAGCGGCATCTTCATTCTCAGCTTTCTGTTGCAAGTTTTCATCATTGGGCGGTGTAGCTTCTTGTTGTTTATTTGAGCTTTTTGTTATGTGCCGATCTTTAGCGTCCGTTCTGCGCATATCCCCACCTACCTTTAATTCGGGGCCATTTACATTCTTTGGCAACTGGCTCTTTCTTTGACGTCTCTgcattttttcgtttcttttgaGCTTTGAGGTATCAGTAAAACTTACAGCTGCTGGTGTATCAGCTTCTTCAAGCACTTGGGGGACCACTGTAGTAGAAGTAGTTGCTTCATTGCTCTCGTTGGACAATGCAGCTGCTACATTTACTAGAGTTTCTTGTGAGGCTCTATTAGACCTTGACGGCTGCTCTTCGTTGAAGGCATTACTTTCTTCGGTCTGTGGCACTTTACGTTGTTCATTAGCATTTGCTATTGAAATTTCCGGAGAATTGTCGGTCACTTTCTCTGCGCTCTTCCTCGCTTCTTCGTTCTGTTCATTCGGAAtctcaattttattattaccatCGTTTACGACAGTGCCATTCGTGACTTGTTCAGTTAACTGCTCATTTTCCTGTTCGTCATGACGTTCTGTCTCTTCAGTTTCCGAAGTAATCTGACTCTTATGAGCTGCACTGGCTCCCATAGCCTGCGTGTCAGAGAGTTCTTCCGCTAAATCTTCTCTCTCATTTTCACTCTTCACTTTGCTATCTTCTGTTAGATTCTCGCCTTCAATCTCTGGTATGGAAAACTCTGCAGCATCTTCTTTCTCGGCACTTAGTTTTTCTTCTTCTGGTGCcgtatacattttatatatcGTCCGCTCTGCCTCATCGCATGAATCAAAATCGAATTCTTCTTCGTGTTCTCTATCCAATGCACGATCGAATTCCATACGGAAATTCGCTATTTCTGCCGCATACACGAACTCGGGTGGCACTAATTCGCGTATGGAAGCCTCTTTTATGTTAGGTCCTATAACCTCCTCCAATATGAACTCTTCGGCATCAATAGGTGGCGGTTCTGGTGGCTGCAGTTTTTGATCTATCATTATTTCACCAGCAGTATTTGCCTCCTGCGCATCATCGGCCATAAGTTCCATCTCGACCTGCTGCACCAAGTTCGGTACTATTTCCTGTATATGTTGCCAAACGAAGTTCTTCACATCCAATTGACTTTGACTCCTACTATTTGCATTGGAAAGCGTGCGCTTCGCGTATTGCGTTGCTATTGGACTCTTCATTAGTATTCTCATCATTTCGGGGTCATTCTCATGCTCTACCTCCCTTTTACCTAAACTATCGCCCAACATTGTCTCCATCGTTTTGAGCATTGGTTCGTTTTCTTTAGCCTGATTTTGTTCGATATTCCCAATAAGGGTCTCAAGATCTTTTAACATATTTCGATTATTAAATGCGGGATCGTCTAGATGAAATGAGCTTGATGATGCCTCTCTACTGTACGGGCTGTAACGGTAGATGCCATCGAACATGGGATTACGATATTCATTAGTAGATTGTTCATGCAACGGCGAGGGATGATCGGTTATGAAAGCTGCACCAGCTGCATTTGGTGTTTGCAAGCATTCCGAAGCGTTTGCGCTGAGAAAATCATGAATTTCTACAGTGAGGATagagaaacagaaaaaaaaaaacgaacaaaaataGAAGGAAAGAGTTGGTGTAGATAAGTGATGACTGTGTAAGGTTTTGCGACAGAGTGTCTCACTACTAACCTGGTTGAATGGTGTGCTCAATTGGGCTTGCTGGCGGAAAAATAGCGCCACTCTCATTCTCAACACCGGCTGGTGAGCCACGTATGCGCATTAGGAAAGGTTTCAGCTGTGTGCGTCCCAAGTCCAACAGTGCCAAGTCGGCATTGCCTTGATGTATGGTGAGTGCAGTTACTATATCTTCTCGCGAGAAGTTTCCCTTGCTTGAGATGTCACGATATTTCCTTTGCCGCTGTTCAATACATTCTGACACAGCTTGCCATATATTGCCGCCATGTTGACGCAGCGCTTCCCTTGCCTCTATCTGTGATATTGTACCGATAATATTTTCTGCACGCTCTTGCCCATATTTCGTCGAAAGACTCTGGACAGTCTGTATGAGTTTGTGCCAATTTTCACGTAACCATTGTATTGGATGCGTGGATGTGCCGCAGTATTTGAGTGCAGCATGCAGCTCTTCGGGTGTGAACTTATAGAGTTCGGCCTCCTGGAAATGAGAAAAGATTTAAGGAGGgacttaaaaattattcgaatttgcGTACCTTCAGTAGAATATATAGTTCGGTTTCAGGTTCTTTATGTCTGGGTTCGTAGTGCGGCATATCTGGGGGAAGGATGCTCAACGGTGAGTGGGCATCTCGATGAAGCtgtaattgttattgttattgtatattTGTACAAAGTGTGCTAAAGTTATGAGTTAGGTGTGTTGTTCTTTATAGTTATGACGTGTATGAGCAGCCTTGCTTAGCTTGCCGTTCATCGTTCATCGAATCGACTTTTCTAGTCGAtacagaacaaaacaaaaaaaaaaaaaaactaaaaaaaggagTCTTTGGTTTTAAGGACTTCGAGCTTTTGTGTATCCATATCTTCGAACATCGAATTCGTCATGTGCATAATCTTCACAAATCCACTTAAATTTTGGGAGACAAGGTTTTTACGGTGGTCtggcttataaaatatttaatttgagtgCACATATTTTGCCTTCTTTTAAGTCTTTCCTAATCGTAGGTTTTCAGAGTCGCATGCCTTGAAGATTTATACGCAAATGCTCACAGCCTGCTCGTCTTATATCTAAAGTCAGCCGTGCTTGCTTCATCCCACTACACTTCCGGTAAAACAGGTTTTCGTAACATTTTATCTGCACTTCGAAGACCGCAGAAATCAATACGCTTATACATTTGTAAGGTAATATTCAAATGAACACCACAGAGGGGAGTAGAAGATTAGCAATACTGAGTCTTCCACCAAACCCTATTAAGCCACTACCGAATGGGAACTGAGTTTCGAAAGATCGGGAGTGAAATTCATTTCGGATTGGatgtatattttaaatcatATTTGGGACAAATACGTTTGGTTAGTCCCTAGTTTGACCACCCTGCAGATTGAAGTATCTTTCCTGGCTCACTGGACATGGAATCTATTCCTTACTTGAGGCCTTTTAGATGGGCCATCTATGGTTAGCCTAGTTTTTGAGTATGTTTCAGTGAGGCTTTCTTTAGTAAATATTGCGAACGATTTTTATTGCGCAGTACACTTCTTCTTCAGGCTGAACAAGCAGCAATCCGGATGTGCGTTAAACTTTCTTAGTTACAATTTCAAGCTACCATCGCACGCAGATGGTTTTCTGGGAATTTCTTCATTGGCCAGATATGCGCTCGAAGGTATCTCATAGCTTGTCGAGGAACGACTGTTATTAGGAAAAAAATCTATTGTATCATTTGACTCGTAATGTCCCCTTCTGTACCGAGACCAACCGAACACAGCCTAATCGGCTATCGCACCTTCAAAAGCGATAGTCATCGGCTTGGGAGTTGAAAAAAATACTAGGCTGCTTTATCTTGGAGCTGTGATTTCAGTTTGTGGTTCCACATATATGTCTATATTCTACTTATACTAAGAGAGGACTTGGGTTGTTGCACCTACAAATGCATGTATAGAATTCCCTGTGGTAGGTACGAGCGAGAAAATAACCTCTTGAACTTTTTTGGTCCTCTGCTCTATGAATTCAGTTCTTGGGGCTTTAAGCTAGATACTGAACTGAAGTCCTTTAAATATAGAGCAATAGGATTCAAGAGGTCCTTTAAAACGTAGTGTGAACTACTAtgaactactactactactaaatATCATAGTGAACTTCACAAGACCAACTATTGTATTATCAATTGGAAGAGGAAAAGCTGCTTTGCACTAATTTTGCTTTAATGCACAGCTCATCCCAAAAAGTCGCTTAGAGGAGTAGAAAGCAACGTACCTCTTTCAAACCCCGAGTAACTACTATGAAGGCTTAGGATCTAGTTTGATTTTTCTTGCTCTAGTGCATATCCGTAGAGTTTGTCTATTTTGGTCTGTGCTCAATACTATTAAGATGACTTTGGAGCTTGTATGCGACTATTTTTGGGAGTATCTCTACCCTCATACGACAACGCCGATTACAGGAAAAAGGAGACagtgaaaaaaagtttgcagGTATTTGGAAAATTCACTTTTCTTCATGAAAGTGCGGTTTTTTAAAAACTTCCTCCCTGCCACTCATTCTAAACTTATCCCTGTGGATACCTTTTTTTCTATCCTCCATCGAGAATTAGTTTGTCAATACAAAACAACACAAACCTGTGAATTTTCGCTATAAAAGATACCACCTCCTCCTGTTGCCACAGTCTCTGCTACACTTGGCTCCGGTTGACGTAATGGTAGCGTATCATAGgtctaaataaaaacaacaataaagttttAACCATCTAACGTGAGTGAGCGAGTTGCCTACTTGAGTGGAAATGCTCTGTGGTGGCGGTGATGTGCCCGTTTCTTTGACActtctttgtaatttttgtgcATCCTTCGCTTTGGGCACCTCTCTGATGGGTGAAGTGCCACAACTAGTCGAGACTTTTGTGCTCTTCTTAGACTTTTCAGCTTTTCGCATTATCTCATTAGCCGTGGCTTGTATGTTATCATCCAAAGCGGCCCATACTTCTTCCACGGATTCTGTAAGATTACATAAAGTTTTCTGAGTTAGGCGGATGGGAGCCGAATGGGACGGATGCTAGTGTTTGTATGCGTAAGGGGGGTAAAACATAGAGTTAGAAGAAAACAACAGCTTTTGGTTGGAACAATAATCGTAAGCACAGTAGAAGAATATTTATtgaaacgtttttttatttctttttataaaaaagttagtgtgttttacaaaaaatgtaagaattgTGCAAAAATAGTACCGAAAACTaggataacaa from Anastrepha ludens isolate Willacy chromosome 5, idAnaLude1.1, whole genome shotgun sequence includes these protein-coding regions:
- the LOC128865314 gene encoding E3 ubiquitin-protein ligase lubel isoform X2, with amino-acid sequence MATHTNANTFSTKLHRNVLTMPKWVTETHDRVGPKPPPPPSPTTPDSGVKLPVLPPKSKNLPEPDYEVIEFSGQQYSNEVLKAGSRSKTPSTPDAKLKCTLCGSHNPWVTCEECAQQIFCASCDDMFHKHPKRRAHVRKAVEQTRPPLPPKILPGQNGPTPPVAPPRRKGRGFATPLLQRKEQVDMNTLPIPPSPTPSLRSTSWQDRVSSLKSGLNLMNRPLPDTPKTPTSEHTSSRSVTPKSVFDSIQRPPSVTLEKIKSKASATLDRMTLLQQRYRQHKADSQRSNNDCSGSVTDQNLSFDQWSNISPSPSHFRSGSMSSGINSSHFDLTDDTHFHNMFNQRQMHPSTAQQQRANGQLGTRGMSTSVFNLSHINRRAPEPQNTWMNNPMQQAQSMAHLNCATCASPQTNAWHAHTQRHMPMANVQTDGWGNQFPSQQQLNRSNLSLNVGAGYMMPHHHGASGMMAPPPVFMNQTGMMTGMYPYPYHGGMPVMNPGIMGMPPPTRSRATSRAGSRAASPAMSRKSMPVRRKQRTTSYVEDELTDDEDSDQDDRRSIISNRSGMTNTLRARQRRISSASQLLDDESETNQRQTRGKLRDARDRRGSIAKSVQSDWLPSRRPTVNHSSSSNRQNEPGFVNTNKPTRIYSDLDSESSGTRALVQAKIQEKLEKSTKRSSSKEKIAEAARQKPNKVSTEVQAGGSRTIAKSASATAVKAEENQAPVKQNTGKYESVQIKANKKEASEDDEEEEEEEEVEESGSEETESEQEEEEQVAEVSTQLEEGNASQAVDASEANEDDLGPPPSTPDHEWECEFCTYVNEPNVKICLICCKTPSHGARKTSTTTAPTPSVSEEQPTKVSAATSLSPERASVDKEKRTSSTERTKDKPKDKVKEKPKDKVTSTSTSTSTGTTAIPKRKTGVAQSIISNLTNGMSKLKITSSEHNSGATTLTKKKESVEEVWAALDDNIQATANEIMRKAEKSKKSTKVSTSCGTSPIREVPKAKDAQKLQRSVKETGTSPPPQSISTQTYDTLPLRQPEPSVAETVATGGGGIFYSENSQEAELYKFTPEELHAALKYCGTSTHPIQWLRENWHKLIQTVQSLSTKYGQERAENIIGTISQIEAREALRQHGGNIWQAVSECIEQRQRKYRDISSKGNFSREDIVTALTIHQGNADLALLDLGRTQLKPFLMRIRGSPAGVENESGAIFPPASPIEHTIQPEIHDFLSANASECLQTPNAAGAAFITDHPSPLHEQSTNEYRNPMFDGIYRYSPYSREASSSSFHLDDPAFNNRNMLKDLETLIGNIEQNQAKENEPMLKTMETMLGDSLGKREVEHENDPEMMRILMKSPIATQYAKRTLSNANSRSQSQLDVKNFVWQHIQEIVPNLVQQVEMELMADDAQEANTAGEIMIDQKLQPPEPPPIDAEEFILEEVIGPNIKEASIRELVPPEFVYAAEIANFRMEFDRALDREHEEEFDFDSCDEAERTIYKMYTAPEEEKLSAEKEDAAEFSIPEIEGENLTEDSKVKSENEREDLAEELSDTQAMGASAAHKSQITSETEETERHDEQENEQLTEQVTNGTVVNDGNNKIEIPNEQNEEARKSAEKVTDNSPEISIANANEQRKVPQTEESNAFNEEQPSRSNRASQETLVNVAAALSNESNEATTSTTVVPQVLEEADTPAAVSFTDTSKLKRNEKMQRRQRKSQLPKNVNGPELKVGGDMRRTDAKDRHITKSSNKQQEATPPNDENLQQKAENEDAASSEDLLAEHALDAKTPHEASSTDNTKPNQEAPNLKDRQPRVSRIPVRRSGSRISGEQRSKKPSQLTVVEAKLTNKNEVQATNTDRVTLERPVDSLSQPDRQVDESVSVTENRRQVNLESLHESMEQTSEPTSEFMSEEAVSTTQAEPSSIERQVLVELESTQSEDSTTRKTSSNSQTRQTEEEPQIQMKYEISVKTNTSSVQEQQHIGEQVLPAIIQTTAKADISSGDLNQQPVGTQTISAQIEITAGPSSKVQNAQLVEEQSLPEETEATTKVHISSEDQSGQLVEEQPLPTETVTTTKVHTSSEDPSGNLFAEQPLPAANEATIKIHISSEDSSGKPVQGQLLPAEADATVKAGTSSEDPSGQLVEEQPFPAEIEATVRADTSSEDSSRQHVEETMLPLASEETTQPDISTGETARPTITKSKETIQVETRSSEDIRQALEETSTPNSSEQAILTVNNTEETAYPAVNEPSTQIASQEVAQIKNDSEKHSSEEFQDAAELSADEEFDKNERSVSKRENGDDDNETSDDELYSIESEFSSRGQARSVTSENEVIPVIGKESQPPIQQSTSDTAIDANLAKKSRQTTAVEFVLSPDASKQNLSELVEDTQRLIKQMKDEINIEDFESTEEEYTDEYTDEDEYDEDEGEEGDWEESFEEEETDYDEDALTEDDFKDEDYFDEEDEDGLDDEDDADEVKVEGANADKHSTDESAREHQAETADTAEQEIKHETGSASTEDDDKQVTIIPPSTNTEIVITYDTPNATDPHHAVPTALLTKLASTVEPDSLTNANESTTYANLIESEAMEIEVENQTPELPVETVLSNDKRAEIKLKTSGNESQIDAAMRNEQVQEESSERQSSDHQEVYQHADTQAMATQSNVEPTVVEKTIDTKSQNSLSRTENEHASSAAEPKTAVSSKGGAVSKIPQIRTDASEASTSNSLRSTMSITRNNKVGLQKSAIPSAKSMAEQAKPKESKIPKQTPKKVPLRSKSFSGPPGPIGISSVKAIQQEFLKRQNQLTTRYEPPKNPPTIVRKESIVEAITKYMPSTSASASGSKTIAAASIFRTHARIPKKKYHETCFSDDDYETTASEEEPEPLEIRQRKQSVPVFRAYPSVQELEVVPTEVLVRKFVDEKLVASVAEAQIAATLVNMRFQQDVSIWAAKECSDLDQAISMLQQDCELCMGIYPMNQIVSMLKCTHKCCKQCAKTYFTVQITDRSINDCTCPFCKLPELHGHNEHEDENLEYFSNLDIFLKNILDAEVHELFQRKLRDRTLLQDPNFKWCIQCSSGFFARPKQKRLICPDCGSVTCAQCRKAWEKQHEGISCEQFKEWKEANDPEVQAQGVQEHLAQNGIDCPKCKFRYSLARGGCMHFTCTQCKYEFCYGCGKPFMMGAKCTISSYCAKLGLHAHHPRNCLFYLRDKLPIQLQMLLKQNNIPYDEDPIELPNADAEDASTSTPKSARCPIALQKETPTGLVDTVCNGEVPDKHAGLCRTHYVEYLTAKVAKARIDPLPIFDLTDCVQELRRRDIRLPERGPWDTDEIYKGMCSEVIKNNIPLETM